From the genome of Myxococcales bacterium:
CGGAGCGGTGGCGGCGCTGTTTGGTACGAGCCTTCCCCTCACCGCTCACTACGCCATCCCACCCGATCGCCGGGCGGGTGCCCGGCTCTCGTATTTGTATGTTGGCAACATCGTGGGCTCGACCGCCGGAAGCCTGGCGACCGGTTTCTTTCTGCTCGATATCCTGACCCTGCGCGAATTGTCGGTCCTGCTGGCCATCCTCGGGATTTTCGTCTCCGGAGCATTGATCCTCGCCGCTCCCGCCCGAGGGTTTCGTCGAGTCACGACCGTCGCAGCTCTGACGCTAATCGCAGCTCAGATTTTTCTCTCCTCCCATGACCTTTACGATCGCGTCTACGAGAAGCTCCTCTATCGCGGGGACTTGTCGCCAAGCAAAGGCTTTGCGCAAATCGTAGAGAACAAGAGCGGCGTAGTTTCCGTTAGCCCATCGGGCACGGTGTACGGCAATGGCTCCTACGATGGAGTCTTCAACACCGACCCCGACCCTGCTCGCGACGTCAATCGAGTATTGCGCGCTTATCTGGTTTCAGCGTTTCACGAACGCCCGGCGAACATTTTGATGATTGGACTGGGGAGTGGTTCCTGGCTGCAGGTGCTGGCGAACTACCCAGACGTCAAAAACATTACGGTGGTCGAACTCAACCCCGGTTACGTCGAGGTCGTGCGTCGCAGCCCCGAAGTTGTCAGCGCACTCGAGCATTCGAAGGTTGACATGGTGGTCGATGACGGAAGGCGGTTTCTCAATCGAACCGATCAGAAATATGATGTCATCATCCAGAACACGATCGTCTATTGGCGCTCCCACGCGACCCTGCTTCTCTCCCAGGAATATCTGGAACTGACGCGTTCCCGTCTGCGAGAAGGGGGCGTGGTCTACTACAACACGACCTCCTCTACGGCGTCTCAACGGACCGGAGCGTCGATTTTTCCGTTCGCGTGGCGATATCAAAACATGTTGATCGTCAGCGACTCGCCGATCGAGATCAACCGCGAACGTTGGGGCGATCGTCTCGGCTCCTGGACCATTGACGGTCTGCCGGTCTTGAATTCGGATGTAGGCGCCGACGAAATCGAGCAAATGCTGAACCGGGAGCGTTGGCGGGGCGAGCCGACCTGGGAGGGGCGGGAAGCGATTCTCGCACGTACCCGTGACGCCCCGATCATCCGCGACGACACCATGGCGACCGAATGGTGGGCCTTCGACACCTTCCCATAACCGGTGTGCGGATATTCTCGTAAGTAGCCAATATTTATACGTTTTTCCAAATCTGAGTCCTCAGGTTTGGCGGTCGTGTTCCGATGCCACTGGGCGAGTGAAACGTCGTAATCGCGGCTGAAACCGCAAGGAGATCAAATGAAGGCTCATTCGAGTAGACGACTTTGGGTTGCGCTGGTCGCGGCATTGTTCACGATCGGTTTGGCACTTGGCGGGCCGGTGGCCTCCGCCGATCGCAAGGTTCAAGCCTCCGAGATCGTGATCATCTCAGACGACGTGAATAAATCCACGACCCAGGTTGAACACGCATCCGATGGAACTACCCCATCGGGCGAGGGCAGTGGTGGTGGTGGTGGCGGGGGTGATGACGGCGGCGGTGGCGACGACGGCTCTGGTAAGGGCAAAGGCAAGAGCTCTGGTAAGGGCAAAGGCAAGGGCGAAGGCAAAGGCAAGAGCTCCGGCAAAGGCAAAGGCAAATCAAAGGGCAAGAGCAGTAGCAAGGGCAAAGGTGCAGGCAAATCCAAGGGCAAGTCGTAGCAGGTCGGATGGGAGTAGCGGAATTCGCGCTCGCGCCACCACAAGCCCGCAGGATTCCTGCGATTCGCTACATCGTAGGCCCTGCCTATGACTGGTGCTTCTTCTTGTTGCCACCCTTGGCTTCCCTTGCGGTCGGGGTACTGATCTCCGGAACAAACTTCGCCGACGGCGAGATCGATTTCTGGGGACAGAGCGAAACGTTGTCGTGCGTGATGATCGGAGTGGTGATCCACGCGCACATCTTCGCGGTCTTTTTCCGCAGCCACGCAAACAAAAACGTCTTTCGCAAATTTCCCGCCCGCTTTGTTCTGGCTCCCGTGCTGCTCTATCTGGCGATGGTGTGTTCGAGTTGGTTGCTGGTGTCGGTCGCGGTGCTGACGACCTTCTGGGATGTCTACCACTCCGGTATGCAGACCTTCGGTTTCGGGCGCATCTACGACGCCCGTGCGGGCAACGATCCCTCGGTTGGACGCAGGCTCGATCTGGTCCTGAATCAGCTCCTCTACGCGGGCCCGATCGTGGCGGGCGCCACGATGTTGGCTCACTTCAACAGGTTCGAATACTTCGAAGACGTCGACTCCGTATTCCTGCCCCAGATTCCCGGCTTGATGGAGACGCATCAACACTATTTCACCTGGGGGTTGTTGATCCTGGGCAGCGGGTATCTCGTCTACTACCTGTTTTCGTACTGGAGGCTCTGGCAGCGCGGCTATCAGATCTCGCTGGCAAAGGTCTTTCTACTGACCACGACGGGATTCTGTTCAATCTACACCTGGGGCTTCAACAGCTGGGGCGAAGCCTTCCTCATCATGAACTTGTTCCATGCCATTCAATACTTTGGTCTCGTCTGGAGTTCGGAGAAGACGACCTTGCGCCGACTGGCGGGGGTGCGAAACCCGCGCATCGCCAAGCCGGCATCCATCGCGATGCTTCTGTGTGTCACGGGCGCCTACGGGTATTGGGTCGAGGCCTTCGATGCCGATATCGAGTGGCTCTGGGCCGTAACCCTCACAGTATCGATCATGCACTTCTGGTACGACGGTTTCATCTGGTCCGTGCGTCGGAAGGAGGTGTAGTGCGGTGGTACGAATCGAGATCTCGCTTCAGACTGTTCGACGGGTACTAGTTGCGCTGCTGGCCCTGCTGATGGCGGCGGGCTTCTGGGCGGAGGCGAACGACAACCCCGAACTCTTATCCAATCGAAGAGATCGCAGCGCCTGGATACGCTTCTTCAGCCTGAGCTGGGAGCACAATCTACCGACGTGGTTCTCGTCAATCGTGCTTTTTTCGTGCGCCTGCCTGTTGGTCTTGAACGCACTGCGGAGCAGCGCGCTCAAGGAAAGCTACACGAAGCACTGGTGGTTCCTGGCACTGGCCTTTTTGTACATCTCGCTGGACGAGTTTGTGCAGATTCACGAGAAGGCCAACGCGTGGTTCCAGTTCGGCGGCATTCTGTACTTTGGTTGGGTGATTCCCGCCGCCGTAATCGTTGCAATCATCGGAATCTCGTGTCTCGGATTTCTACGCCAGCTTCCGCGCCGCACGCGCAATCGGTTTGTGCTGGCGGGTTCGATCTACGTGGGCGGTGCTCTGGGGGTCGAGTTCGGGCTCGGCTTTTGGACGGACACGGTCGGATCCCACAACGCGATCTACGGACTGATCGATTGGGTCGAGGAGTCCATGGAGATGATCGGCGCGAGCCTCTTTCTATATTCTCTGCTGGATCATGTTGCCGGAGCATCGGGTGGTTTCGAGCTTTCCCTGGATAACGCCCGGGAGAGTCGGCTTGCAATTCAGGCGAACAGCTGAAGCATGATCGCGCCGCAGGCTCCGGCGAACAGCGCGCCATCGATCACGACCAGGGCGTAATGTTCTCCCTCACGGAAACGGCACAGCAGCAACAGCTCTGCCAGGGGAATGAACACGAGGCTCCGCAACGCGTCGGGGCCGACCAGCGCCGTCCCGACCCCCAGACCCGCAATCACAATCGCGGAACCGATGCGCGAGCGGTCGTCGATGCGCCTTCGACTTTCGTCCGGGATTCGTCGAGCGAAGTCCGAGGCCAATAGATTGGAGGCGATCGCGCATCCCATGATCAAGATGATCCAGTAGAGCGACGGAGCCGCGGCGGTTGAACCCGAACCCAGCAGGGGCAGGCCCAGCACAACGGCGAGCCAGGCGAGGGTGAGATAGAGCGTCTTGATGCCTCGGATGTGTTTGAGTCGAAGGTGCATGAGTCCGAGCGCGAGCACTCCTGCGCACAATCCCCAGGCGGCGGGCGCGAGTTGCAGGGCACAAATCCCGCTCACCATGGCTGCAAGAATGATCAACAGGCCGAGTCGCTTGCGATGGCGATCGATGAACGCGCTACGTCGGGGTGCGTGCGGCCGGTCGTATTCGAGGTCGCGCAGACGATCGATGTTGTAGACCACAAGCGTGCCGCTGATTGCGAGAACGATCACCGAGGGCAGCAGCGGCAGCTCTAACGCCAGAGTCGCCGCTGTCGTCAGGGCTCCCGCCACACTGGCGGCCAGCATGCTCGAGTACGCGAGTGCGTCGAGCCACAGCCGAACGCTCGGGTCCGGGGTGGCGCTGGATCGGACCGAAGTCATCGATTTGCCTGGGCTCGCGGGTTCATCGCGGTCACTCGACATGCACCCAGCATCGCATATCCGACATCGGGAACAATTGAGACAGGGAGCGCGCGCGCAGGCGCGGATCCGAGCCCTCTTACGCTACGGTTGATCTTCCAGAAACAGAGAGTAATACGAGCAGAGGGTCGGGTTTGGGAATTCCAGCCATCGTGATGGCAGGCGATCGCGGTGCCGCGAGGGCGATCTACGGTCAGAGCAAGGTTTATCTCGAAATTGAAGGCGTGCCGCTGGTCGCCCGGGTTGTACTGACCCTCCAATTCGTCGCAGAGGTCGACGAAGTATGGGTCGTGGGTGATCGCGACCGACTCGAAGCCGTATTCGCCGACGCCAAGCTGCGACAAATGATCCAAAAACCTCTCCACATCACAGCCCAACACGCGAATCTCTACGAGAATGCCTGGGGGACTTTCAAGCGGGCACTTCCCGGCGCGGGACCCGAGGGCCGAACGCCCGAGGGAGATGATCTCGATTTCCGGACTCTTTACCTGTCGAGCGACCTTCCCTTTGCGTCTCCTCAGGAGATTTCGCACTTCATCGAAAAGAGCATGGCACTCGACTGTGACTACGCGCTCGGGTTGGTGACCGAGGCGGCGGTCGCCGCTTATCGAAAAAACAGTCAGGAGGGGCCCGAAGGTGAGGGCCTCGACATCGCGTTCTTCAATCTGCGCGATGGTCGTGTTCGGCAGAGCAACCTGCATCTCGCAAAGCCGGCCCGAATACTCAATCGCAAGTTCATCCAGGACATGTATCGCTATCGGCACATGCGTGCGTTCGGGAGCATGGTGGGACTCGGAAGTATCTTGCTGTTCCGCGAGGGAGGCTTTGCGATCCTCTTCTTTTATTTGATCATGCATCTGAGCGGTTTTGCGGATCGCAAGGGATGGAAACGACTCGCGCGCATCATTCGCTATGGCGTCACGCTCAAGACCAATGAATGGGGTGTGAGCAAGCTTCTGGATTGCCGCTTTCGCTTCGTCATCACCGAGATCGGAGGCTGCGCGATCGACGTCGACACCGAAGAAGAGTACGAAGCAATCCGACGAAATTTCTCGGCGTGGTCGGCCCTCGAGCGAAAGCGCGCGACCGCCCTGCTTGGGCCCGAGACTTCGTCCGGAATCCGCGGTTGAGCTCCGAACATCCCGCGACCCGCCCCTACGTGCTCGTGGTGTTTGCGAAGGATCCGCAACCCGGCTGCGTAAAGACACGCATGACTCCCGCGCTCAGCCCCGAACTCGCGGCGGCGTTCTACGGCGAGATGCTGGCAGATGTACTGGCGGAGAGCGCGCGTGCCTGTGCCGCGCTTGGCCTTGACGGGGTGCTGGCCGTGACCCCAGCAGATTCCATCAAAACGCTGGCGGAGTTCGCACCAGAAAACTTTCGCATCGTCGCCCAGTCGGGGTCCGATCTTGGCGCGCGACTGGCCCACGAGGTCTCGAGTGCCCTGGCGATGGGGGCATCTCGGGTTGTGTTGCGCGGGAGCGACAGCCCCGCATTGGGGTCGGGGGACATCGCGCAGCTCATTCGAGCGCTCGACACCGCCGATCTCGCCGTCTCGCCAGATCTGGATGGGGGATACAGTGCGATCGGACTTCGGGGGCCGGCGCGAGAGATCTTCGATCATCCCATGAGCACGGAAAACGTCCTGCGAGACACCCTCGAGCGCGCTGAAGGCTCGGGGCTCGCGACCTGCACGACCGACGGGTGCTTCGATCTCGATACCGTCGAAGATCTGCGCCATCTCGCGCGGGTCAGGGATTCGTTGCCCGCGGAGCGCTGCCCCAGAACGCTGGCGTTCGCCGACGAGCACGGGCTTTGGAAGATCGCACGCTGAACCGGCGGTCAGGGTTCTTCAACGGGCTGCTAGATGTCCCAACTCGCGGTGATGCTGAGCTTGTCCATCTTCGAGTAGAGCGTGCGTCGACCGATCCCGAGGGAGCGCGCAGCGGCTGAGCGATTTCCCCGGCAATGCTTCAGGGCCCGGGTGATCTGCCACGCTTCGGCGAAATCGATCCACGATTTCAGAGATTGGGGCTTGCCTTTGCCGAGTTGAACGGCGTGTTCGAGAAACCGCTGAAACTCCTTTGTATCGATCGAAGAGCGGCTGCGTGCCATCACCGAGCCGTCTGGAGATTCGCCGGCGTGGTCGTCATCGATGATTCGCGCTGAAAGCGCTTGCTGTCCAAAGAGTTCCGTCACGCCAACCCAACGATGCAAGAGCCGTTCCCGAGTTGACGGAAGGCCCGAATTGCCGCGTTACGGCCAGCGGAGGGGGTAAATTGTGCGGTTTGGCGACAATTCGATGTGAGAGGTGCCCGCAGTGCGACTGGATTCGAACCCAAATGGGCGCGGATTCGACAAGGGTGCACGAAGAATGGGCATGCATTGCTCGTTCGATGTGCAGGTCGTGGCGCGGCCCCGAATGGCGAGGCCGTGCTGGCCGGTTCAGCCCTGAGAAAAAGGCACGGCCATTGCAGTACACGGGCGCACGTAGATTCAGCGGTGTGAAAGCATGAGCGTGGATGACCCCGTGCGGTCGCGGTTGCGATCGAGCGGGGTTCGGTTTTGCGGGCGCCCCGCTTTCGGTTAGACGTGATAATGTGAGCAGGCTGCGACGCACTCCGACCGGGGCTCGGCGCAGACGACCAGAATTCGTGACCGAGGAACACCATGAAAAAAGTGGAAGCCATAATCAAGCCTTTCAAGCTCGACGAGGTCAAGGAGGCGCTCCAGCAGATTGGAGTCCAGGGTCTGACGGTCACTGAAGTCAAAGGATTTGGCCGGCAGA
Proteins encoded in this window:
- a CDS encoding nucleotidyltransferase family protein, whose product is MGIPAIVMAGDRGAARAIYGQSKVYLEIEGVPLVARVVLTLQFVAEVDEVWVVGDRDRLEAVFADAKLRQMIQKPLHITAQHANLYENAWGTFKRALPGAGPEGRTPEGDDLDFRTLYLSSDLPFASPQEISHFIEKSMALDCDYALGLVTEAAVAAYRKNSQEGPEGEGLDIAFFNLRDGRVRQSNLHLAKPARILNRKFIQDMYRYRHMRAFGSMVGLGSILLFREGGFAILFFYLIMHLSGFADRKGWKRLARIIRYGVTLKTNEWGVSKLLDCRFRFVITEIGGCAIDVDTEEEYEAIRRNFSAWSALERKRATALLGPETSSGIRG
- a CDS encoding TIGR04282 family arsenosugar biosynthesis glycosyltransferase produces the protein MSSEHPATRPYVLVVFAKDPQPGCVKTRMTPALSPELAAAFYGEMLADVLAESARACAALGLDGVLAVTPADSIKTLAEFAPENFRIVAQSGSDLGARLAHEVSSALAMGASRVVLRGSDSPALGSGDIAQLIRALDTADLAVSPDLDGGYSAIGLRGPAREIFDHPMSTENVLRDTLERAEGSGLATCTTDGCFDLDTVEDLRHLARVRDSLPAERCPRTLAFADEHGLWKIAR
- a CDS encoding methyltransferase domain-containing protein gives rise to the protein GAVAALFGTSLPLTAHYAIPPDRRAGARLSYLYVGNIVGSTAGSLATGFFLLDILTLRELSVLLAILGIFVSGALILAAPARGFRRVTTVAALTLIAAQIFLSSHDLYDRVYEKLLYRGDLSPSKGFAQIVENKSGVVSVSPSGTVYGNGSYDGVFNTDPDPARDVNRVLRAYLVSAFHERPANILMIGLGSGSWLQVLANYPDVKNITVVELNPGYVEVVRRSPEVVSALEHSKVDMVVDDGRRFLNRTDQKYDVIIQNTIVYWRSHATLLLSQEYLELTRSRLREGGVVYYNTTSSTASQRTGASIFPFAWRYQNMLIVSDSPIEINRERWGDRLGSWTIDGLPVLNSDVGADEIEQMLNRERWRGEPTWEGREAILARTRDAPIIRDDTMATEWWAFDTFP